tactgtcctggtagcgatttctttttgttgtggtcgcagttttaacctaaccaaaactatttttataataattgtaactatattaattttatttttcagaagagTACAAGCCGTCaaatttgctaaaaaatatgcaaaagatGCAGAATTCAATCTTGAATCACTAAAACTAGTAGaatatattgttataatatgtaatcaactatgaaataaaagtgttttataataatacgttgataaacagcgatatttctgattggtttttggagtctttttgtattttttatttcaactccaaatttgtttattttacgggtatcccgtgaaaccatatcgaaaatacaaactatgaGACATGGATGAACAGAAAaacagaccagcgctgggaatcgaacccaggtcctcagcgatatttagttgttctgtctcatgaatagttgataaaatttatttttaagcaaataataatccatgtactgttgttctaataattgttttaatatgtaatgactattcgatgaagtgaaattactccaagagaaaatattagtattgaatattcgatatatcgtttacgatgaaatgaaattcgataattaGTTTGTCGAAATTTCAAGGGGTATCCCTAGGCACGGAAATGCTAGACGAAACAGAATACTAGCGATGCTGTCACTGTTCTAGAAAGAAAGCGATGCTAACAGtatcaatactatcgatagtgcTAGTCACGGAAATGTCTGATGGAGTAAAATATTTACTATCGATACTTGACGCAGTTCTAGACAGCGATATTATCGGTAGTATCGGCATTATTGCGTTTTAGAACTTTGTTACTAGATAGTATTGttatttatccattgcctatTACCGATAATACAGACTTTGCTTACTTCAAGggtagatcaattggtgtcaagtatcccgtgatatttatttattttaggaattGCACTATCGATATTCAACTATCGATCGCCAACACTTCTGTGCGACGGGATTAGCGAGAGTTAATGttctaatttaaatttctacAGTGTAAAGAAGACTTAGAAACGGACCTTCCAAACGAGGATAGCGCAGAGCCGGAGCGCGGGAACTGGACGGGCCGGTTCGATTTCCTCCTGTCCCTTCTGGGGTACAGCGTCGGCCTTGGCAACGTGTGGCGCTTCCCTTACCTTTGTTACAACAACGGTGGAGGTGAGTGCGTTATATAACGGTCCTATAATAGGGTAGATGACACcatcccactatcccactaatattataaatgcgaaagtctgtttgtttgttacttcatcacgtctaaaccattgaaccgatttagatgaaattcagtataccgATTGTTTAGGTCCCGGAGAAgaacataggacagtttttatcccggaaaatggtataggtagttcccgcggaatagcgataaacgaattctacgcggacgaagtcgcgggtaacggctagtaaaaatataattccaAGAAGCAACTCTAATTTAGTTGTTTTGTCGTGTATATACATATGCTGAATAGAAGGATATTTTCTTTCTGATCTTCTAATAAGAATCTTAGCcctgaaatgaaattaattcgGTATCAATAAGCTGCAAAATTTGATTTTCAGTTGCTGTAAACTAAAAGCCAATAAAatacattcagcaaaaaaaaacttatgttagaagaattttaagaaaaacttactgaactgtttacggaacccttcatgtacgagtccgactcgcacttgacctatttttataattaatttggctATGTTTAACTGAAAATACTCAAAAAGTCTGCATTACTAACGACCTAGGCTGTGATGTCTgtcagtaaatataaaaaaaaccctgtattccttatcccgcgggaattaatGATAATcctgaaaacaattttttactcTATAATAACtacgtataataataaatatagatTTAATTATAGCCATGCTTCTTTTTTGATTGCAGGTGCATTTTTAATCCCATTCACAGTGATGCTCATAATAGCGGGTCTCCCGCTTATGTTTATGGAATTATCGTTCGGACAATACGCGGCGTTGGGCCCCGTGGCCGTTTACAACCGTTTCTGCCCGCTCTTTCGGGGTCTCGGCTACGGTATGGTCATCGTTTCCAGTATCGTAATGCTCTACTACAACTTAATCATCGCTTGGACTATTTACTACATGGCTGTTTCAATTATGAGCATTTTTTACCAACTTCCGTGGCAAAATTGTGACGCTGATTGGAGTACTCAGCGTAAGTTACATCATTTACCACATATTGCATTCAGAACGGAGTCACCTGTAGATATTTATCTGAAACATTCCTTTTTAGATTGTTATTCATATGAGGAAGCCGACCTATGCGAAGCTCAGAACGGAACGTATTATCTGAGAGAATGTTACAACCAGACTTATGTCATAGCACATAATATCGGTGCATTAGCGGATGCTGCCCTGAGGCGGCCACCAGCCGAAGAATACTTTACGTAAGTCAATTGACAAATTCCCCTACATGCGCCACAAGTGTAGGAATAAgtatgagtaggtacttactaaataTTCCCTACGCTGACTTCAGtggttatttattaagtaatctTCTTTGCAGTAATAAAGTGCTTGGGCTTTCGTCTGGGATAGAAGAAACAGGCCACATAAGATGGGATATGGCCGCGTGCTTACTAGTTGCTTGGCTTATAGTCTTCCTTTGCCTATGCAAAGGTGTGCAGTCATCTGGAAAGGTACGGTCCTGCTATGGACCTAGCAACAAATAATTAGGTGACGAAAGCTAGTCGTAAGCGTTAAGCGGTTGTTATGTTATAGGTGGTGTACTTTACTGCATTGTTTCCGTATGTGGTACTGGTGATATTATTTTTCCGTGGCGTGACGCTACCCGGCGCATCCACCGGAATCCTATTTTATCTCACGCCGGACTTTAGTCAACTTGCTAATGCACAAGTGAGTGGAGTACCTATTAGTAAAATTGACGtagattttattttgatatatttgttCAGTTGTTTCAAAtggatttttattgttatttacaggTGTGGGGAGACGCCGCGGTGCAAATATTTTTCGCCTTGAGTCCTGCATGGGGAGGACTTATAACATTATCATCTTATAACAAGTTTTCCAATAATTGCTACATGTTCGTACaagtcataatttatttatggccATTTGCtgaaaagaaaatcaaatctAGATGtcttaagctcagtttagttgAGTCAAAATATACGGAACTTTAGCCAGATTTAACGACTAAATCTAGGTTTATTTCTTTTTTGCAAGGCTGCTTTAGTCTGCTTAAGCGTTGTAATTATtagaatcaaattaaaaaagactaaatgtaaaaaaatactaaaataaaattaacactaCACTAAAATTCTCGTAGCAAAAtaattgatataaataaaaaaacgtttaaaacATAATCCGCAATTCAACTTTCACCAACTACaggatgttttcttttattgttttgtgaactgacattgtttttatttgtcCCACAGAGATTCATTGATCGTCGCAGCTTCTAACATAGCGACATCATTTTTTGCTGGACTAGTCATTTTCTCCGTCATCGGGTTTCTAGCCCACGAATTGGACGTAGAAGTTGACAAAGTGGTGGATCAAGGTGCAGGATTGGCTTTCATCGTCTACCCAGAAGTGGTCACACGATTACCAGTATCGCCGCTATGGTCCATCCTTTTCTTCTTCATGCTGTTGACTCTTGGACTCGACTCTCAGGTAATAAATGAATGATTGAACCCTTGAATTGTATAGGTACTTGAAAAAATTGACCATATATTAAATAACATGTCTTTTAATTTCAAGTTTGCGCTTATGGAGACAGTGACAACGGCGATCTTGGATAGATTTCCCAATTTGAGACAAAATAAGGTGTGGGTTGTATTGACAGTAGCAGTGGGTGGCTACTTGGGTGGCCTTATATTTACCACTAACGTAAGTTTCATAAACTTATTATAATAGGCTCATTATTAGAATAGGGTGTggaaaaaatacacaattttccCTGTTAATTTTGCAGAGTGGCATGTACTGGCTGCAGCTTATGGATAAATATGCAGCCAATTGGTCGGTGTTGATCATAGCCATCGGAGAATGCATACTGATCGCGTGGATCTACGGTGCAGAGAAGTTCTGTCGTGATATTCAGGCCATGATTGGCCGACAGTCTAAGCTGTGGGTGATTTTCTGGAGTGCAATGTGGCGGGTTATAACACCCGCTGCTTTGGTGGTAAATATGTTTACTTTCTAGCCAATTCTAagatattttattgtgaaaattcATCTGATTTATACCAACTTTTTCATCAACATTACAACGACCTCGTATCGGACCTACGTACGTACCCCACGATAcgataaattaaacaaatattactCACACTGCGGATGCTATATATTGTTATTGATATTGCTATTGCTCtaccaaattttttttacgATTATGAAGACACGAATAATTGCAAGTCCAAGGTGTTTATACAGCACAATATTACATATATTAATATACATTTCTCCTTTTTGCGCTGCATATTTAATTCATAATTATTGGGGACAACAAGGCAGTTTATTTGACAGTTCTTTTTAATTAGCCTGGTGGTCTGTTTTTCAGTTCATATTGGTGTTCAACTGGATAGAGTACAAGCCGGCGTCATACGGCCACTACGTGTACCCGATGTGGGCCGATGCGGTGGGCTGGGCCCTGGGGGTGTTGCCTGTTGTCGTCGTCGTTCTGATGGCCGTTGACCAAATCTGCAGCGGTCCTGATGACCTGACTATCATGGAGGTGATGTTTACAGTCACATAATCAATGAAACTCTCAGGA
Above is a window of Choristoneura fumiferana chromosome 2, NRCan_CFum_1, whole genome shotgun sequence DNA encoding:
- the LOC141442834 gene encoding sodium- and chloride-dependent glycine transporter 1-like isoform X2; the protein is MANSSKTPLPDVKKIIPAMDIKYSDCKEDLETDLPNEDSAEPERGNWTGRFDFLLSLLGYSVGLGNVWRFPYLCYNNGGGAFLIPFTVMLIIAGLPLMFMELSFGQYAALGPVAVYNRFCPLFRGLGYGMVIVSSIVMLYYNLIIAWTIYYMAVSIMSIFYQLPWQNCDADWSTQHCYSYEEADLCEAQNGTYYLRECYNQTYVIAHNIGALADAALRRPPAEEYFTNKVLGLSSGIEETGHIRWDMAACLLVAWLIVFLCLCKGVQSSGKVVYFTALFPYVVLVILFFRGVTLPGASTGILFYLTPDFSQLANAQVWGDAAVQIFFALSPAWGGLITLSSYNKFSNNCYIDSLIVAASNIATSFFAGLVIFSVIGFLAHELDVEVDKVVDQGAGLAFIVYPEVVTRLPVSPLWSILFFFMLLTLGLDSQFALMETVTTAILDRFPNLRQNKVWVVLTVAVGGYLGGLIFTTNSGMYWLQLMDKYAANWSVLIIAIGECILIAWIYGAEKFCRDIQAMIGRQSKLWVIFWSAMWRVITPAALVFILVFNWIEYKPASYGHYVYPMWADAVGWALGVLPVVVVVLMAVDQICSGPDDLTIMEKARVLARPTDEWGPPAKLGTCARALPGRGEPELSPPVLLLHGRPVLRERGA